ATTAAGATTCAATCATAAAGGTTAAGccatatactttgtattattgttCGACAAAGCTCGGATAGAAAATGAAAAGAAGTTAAATTGGATAGAACATTGGGTggatgataaattaaataaaaattatattttgagaaATGTTAAAAGAAAATGTATTTTAATAGCTACTATTTAATTGCATtcgtatatttttattttaaaattttttataataattcttAAACGTTTTTTTTATCAATCTATAATTAAATGGATGCTACTTAATTATGGATTCAGTCATAAATAATTAGCATGGTTTTTAAATATTTGCTTGACTTTTGcaataaaaaataccaaaaaatgataaaaataataaaaataatattttatcttaaaattcacttgcaatttttcaaaagttttgatttggtacataaattataatttattaataatgttGAGAGGAGGCCGACTTCTTCCAGGAAAGTCTTGCAAGTATCTATGTTTAGAGTCGATGGGCTTCTCAACTAGTCGGCATTGTCCACAAATTGGCTATAGACCCTGTCAAAAGCTTGAGCCAGAAGTAAGATTTACAAAGTGTGAACACCTTATCAGATCGAGCCTTACATCTTTAGTTTCTAAAAAAATGGCACTTAGAATATTTATCTGTGAAGAGTCAGTCTCCTCTCaacaaaaatcaaatttattCCCAAAAAATTTTACCGTCTGATTGATAAAAATTGAGAAATCATTGTGTTCTAATTATACCCTCAATTTATGTGCTCTTCAAATGATTTAaagttaatctttttattttaaatttcaactgCTTAgcatattatttgatttaaaaattaaactttaattgataacatatatttaaaattgataGAAGTCAATTGATGATAAtcttatcaattaaattttaatttttaaattaaaatttatttgaatatcAAATACAACATatccaaattttatatttaatagaaATCTATTTACATTTTATCAActgaaatttatttttcaaaattagaccaaataaagggattaaaattttaaaaataaaaatatagagactaaatttcaaGAGTATGAAGAGCACAGGGATTGAAGGGATAATTAAACCCTGAAATTGAATCCGTCGATAAAACTGatgaaaaaaaagtttgaaaaaaatcCAAAAGCCTAATTAAAGCTCACTGCAAATCATATTCACTTGAAAAAGTAAAAAGTTCACATGGCGGAAACAGCAGCCAATCACCGCCGTCCGGCGGTAGATCCAAACACCGGTTTCTCTTCTCAAACGAAAACTTTCCACAGTCTCAGACCACACGTCCCTCTCCCGCCACCTTCTCAGCCTCTTTCCCTCCCTCAATATGCCCTCTCCCTCTTCCACAGCTCTTACCACACCTCCGCCACCGCCGGTGGCGACACCATTTTCATCGTCGATGCTGCTAACGGCAATTCCCTTTCTTACTCCCAATTCATTGCTCAAATCTATTCCCTCGCTTACTCATTGAAGAAGAAATATTCCCTCTCACGAAACGAGGTAGCATTCATTCTCTCCCCTCCGTCGTTTCACGTCCCTTCGCTTTACTTCGCTCTTATGTCATTAGGAATCGTTGTTTCTCCAGCCAACCCACACGGTTCGGAGTCGGAGATTACTCACCAGGTCCAACTCAGTAAGCCCGTTATTGCATTCGCTACTTCGAAGACATCTTCCAAGCTTCCATCTCTCAAACTTGGAACAGTCCTAGTCGACTCGCCGGAGTTCCTCTCTTTCTTAACTCAACCAAACATCGGTAACGAGGTCTTCGATAGTGTGAAGGTGAGTCAGCACGACACGGCAGCTATCCTTTATTCTTCCGGGACAACCGGACTAGTCAAAGGCGTACTGCTGAGTCACCTCAACATAATCGCGTTGGTTGCTGGGTATTATCACCTACGAAAAACCCCTCAGGAACAGGAGGAACCGCACCCAGTGTCGTTTTTCACTGTGCCTTTATTTCACGTGTTTGGGTTCTTTTTGTTAGCGAGGGCATTTTCAATGGGCGAAACGGTGGTTTTCACGGACAGATTTGAATTTGAGGGAATGTTGAGATCCATTGAGAAGTATAAAATAACTTATATGCCAGTTTCTCCGCCGCTTGTGGTGGCGTTTACTAAATCGGAATTGACTAAGAAGTATGACCTCAGCTCGCTTATGCTGCTAGGGTCCGGTGGCGCTCCGCTTGGTAAGGAGGTTTCTGAGCGGTTCAAAGAGAAATTCCCCACCGTAGAACTTATTCAAGTAAGAATTAGTACACTAATACTGTTCACATCTCTTTCTACTTTGCCGGCTTAACATAATAAATTAAAGAGAACCAAGTTCAGTTTCCTCAGTcctgtattaaaaataaaaataaaaatttaaaggtcCCTTTACTTCTATCTAATGAAATTTAATCTTACTTTTCAGGTTTTAgaatactattaaaattattaatagtgaaatctaaaatttaaaagttaaaaaaattaaattccatataataaaaatatagatacTAAATTCTTaacttttaaaaactaaaaagaacTTAATGCCacattttaacctaaattaaaatcACTTTATTGATAATCTCCTCGTCATATTATTCACCATCTAGGCCTAAACTACTCTGACGTTGGGGTTAATTTTTTTCAGGTTAATCCTTGAAGTTGGtaagtatttttaaattaagGCCTAAACTAAATAGTTGTTTTCACTAAGGtctaaattttagggtttttaaggagatattagggattaatttagaaaaaataaattcaaactttaatataaaaaaattgttaagtttagggattaatttggacaaaaaaaaattcagccAAATACAGGAACAATTATCAAGTTTaggaagataaaaataaataggcCTCAATATAAGAGTAATTGTCAAGTTCAGGACTCAAATACCTATTTAACCCCTATATATAACTATATATAATAATGATTATGTTCATATTCGGTATATATTCACCCGAATTCAGTTAATAGAGTGTAATTGTCTATGCTTTTCATGTTACTTTGGTTCAAAAGAATTTAGATGCTGGGCTTTTGGGTGCAAAAGTAGATTGATGTCAAATTTAAATCAGTACAATCTTGTTTGGGTGAATGTTAACAGTATTGTTACTGTTGATTTTGATGTGCTAAGGGGTATGGGCTGACTGAGACCAGCGGCGGAGCAACCAGGGCAATAGGGCCTGAGGAGGCAGGTCGGTACGGTTCGGTTGGCCGCCTTGCTGAAAACATGGAAGGCAAGATAGTTGATCCTGAAACTGGTGAAGCATTGCCTCCTGGGCAGAGAGGAGAACTATGGTTGAGAGGCCCAACAGTCATGAAAGGTATCGTtctatcttatttatttttattcgatATCTATAAAGTCTTAGTTAAATATATGGATATGGCAATAAACTTGTATATGAACTTACAACAAAATCTGaataatttagatttattatagGGGGAAAAGAGGTATTGTTTAAAGAGGGAAATGTGCTGCCAGAATTGTGTGCTTGGGAATTGAAACCCACATTAATTACCGGTTTCTAAGAGGGAGTTAGGTTTCACTTTGTCAATAAAGTTTGGTGGTTGCCTAATTTGTGTGATCAAAACTTATCATCTCAAGGCCTAtaagtttcttttttctttttaaaagcttTGGGCCTTTGGCCTAtaagtttatttaattatgttggGCTGATAGTTGAGTGAAGAGGAACTTCCCTAGTTGGTCTACTGGTATTGGGTATTAACTTCAAAAATTCATATGGTAGGTTTGAATCATAAAAGGCAATTTTGTTTATGATATTTGAGTTAGCAGTAATTTGTTCCTATCAAACCTAAGTCTTGTTTGTGGTGTGTGAGTAGAACTGTTCATAGATTAAGTTATTCATTCAAATCTGAAGGCCCATTTGAAATTTAGaataaatatgttatatatatatatatataaatttacaaCTCACACTCCATTAA
The Gossypium hirsutum isolate 1008001.06 chromosome A07, Gossypium_hirsutum_v2.1, whole genome shotgun sequence genome window above contains:
- the LOC121232052 gene encoding 4-coumarate--CoA ligase-like 9 isoform X5; amino-acid sequence: MAETAANHRRPAVDPNTGFSSQTKTFHSLRPHVPLPPPSQPLSLPQYALSLFHSSYHTSATAGGDTIFIVDAANGNSLSYSQFIAQIYSLAYSLKKKYSLSRNEVAFILSPPSFHVPSLYFALMSLGIVVSPANPHGSESEITHQVQLSKPVIAFATSKTSSKLPSLKLGTVLVDSPEFLSFLTQPNIGNEVFDSVKVSQHDTAAILYSSGTTGLVKGVLLSHLNIIALVAGYYHLRKTPQEQEEPHPVSFFTVPLFHVFGFFLLARAFSMGETVVFTDRFEFEGMLRSIEKYKITYMPVSPPLVVAFTKSELTKKYDLSSLMLLGSGGAPLGKEVSERFKEKFPTVELIQGYGLTETSGGATRAIGPEEAGRYGSVGRLAENMEGKIVDPETGEALPPGQRGELWLRGPTVMKGDEKATAETLDSEGWLKTGDICYFDSEGFLYVVDRLKELIKYKAYQVPPAELEHLLHSHPEIVDAAVIPYPDEEAGQIPMAYVVRNPGSNITQAQVMDFIAKQVAPYKKIRRVAFINSIPKTPAGKILRRELINHSLSNGLSKL
- the LOC121232052 gene encoding 4-coumarate--CoA ligase-like 9 isoform X4; protein product: MAETAANHRRPAVDPNTGFSSQTKTFHSLRPHVPLPPPSQPLSLPQYALSLFHSSYHTSATAGGDTIFIVDAANGNSLSYSQFIAQIYSLAYSLKKKYSLSRNEVAFILSPPSFHVPSLYFALMSLGIVVSPANPHGSESEITHQVQLSKPVIAFATSKTSSKLPSLKLGTVLVDSPEFLSFLTQPNIGNEVFDSVKVSQHDTAAILYSSGTTGLVKGVLLSHLNIIALVAGYYHLRKTPQEQEEPHPVSFFTVPLFHVFGFFLLARAFSMGETVVFTDRFEFEGMLRSIEKYKITYMPVSPPLVVAFTKSELTKKYDLSSLMLLGSGGAPLGKEVSERFKEKFPTVELIQGYGLTETSGGATRAIGPEEAGRYGSVGRLAENMEGKIVDPETGEALPPGQRGELWLRGPTVMKGYVGDEKATAETLDSEGWLKTGDICYFDSEGFLYVVDRLKELIKYKAYQVPPAELEHLLHSHPEIVDAAVIPYPDEEAGQIPMAYVVRNPGSNITQAQVMDFIAKQVAPYKKIRRVAFINSIPKTPAGKILRRELINHSLSNGLSKL